The following are encoded in a window of Pecten maximus chromosome 17, xPecMax1.1, whole genome shotgun sequence genomic DNA:
- the LOC117315984 gene encoding uncharacterized protein LOC117315984 has translation MDVTGMAGLVLVVLLALLLREGMPLFTELLVSQEKMNWTSAEEYCEELNGRLIVLDSQEKLDNLTSHDQYKAQYLDEERYWTGMRFNDSVRCDLTKDYNP, from the exons ATGGACGTTACTGGAATGGCTGGCCTAGTTTTGGTGGTGTTATTGGCGCTTCTTTTGAGAG AGGGAATGCCTCTCTTCACGGAACTGCTGGTCAGTCAAGAAAAAATGAATTGGACATCTGCTGAAGAATACTGTGAGGAATTGAACGGTCGTCTGATCGTTCTAGATAGTCAGGAAAAGTTGGATAACTTAACATCTCACGATCAATACAAGGCACAGTATCT GGACGAGGAAAGGTACTGGACTGGTATGAGATTCAATGACTCAGTTAGGTGTGACCTGACTAAGGACTATAACCCATGA
- the LOC117315982 gene encoding tripartite motif-containing protein 2-like: MAEGGRSPELDFHLLDCPICLERLRKPKSLPCLHCFCQECLGTYITKELLGKMASETLFPCPVCRREILSFNPLESKDKWAEQFPTNAIIQDLIKLKERSFEPLYCKPCQTKGNMTNPAKSWCKKMDETFCETCKVQLHDNIHSDCDILDITGCCGARPKQEKSVPRCDQHDKKKVWYCEDHQLLGCQICVFKDHRRCEVVTTAMEYFQKLKDGSQLADIQDMLKKNAEVVDFIVKDFDEQLQNLVQNQETALQSITALRQKVDKRLNKLQKDVTDKLIASFKEEKRNTEASLRQCERLMNSMLNTMKSSVTAVEGNDHIETIVLYQRGQAEVESCKALITDMRKSYTSVSIKHHCASGLHNVNDDAMGKIIIKKQPRRIPGSHCHIVPYLLECNVKRIRKFSIKIPSDQNDCYGHGVVYLPSDQIVISDDRNNKIKLFTDKGQFLDELTIRGSPNDLCLVDNNTVAVAVDSPGGIRVVKVKASKLSLSSEIRMSNGEDCYGITHTDGEFVIGTYGGGVYSVTKGGVADLLRRYKSTCHSITHDTVKGDTLVSIYNDIPKAVAVSRLSANKRHTDMMKVGVVRCPRGIDVDREGNIYVCGDISHNVVQMSGDGTHARELLTSSNGMNNPMAISVNGDKFVVTNYGNNHIRVFGLY; encoded by the coding sequence ATGGCCGAAGGTGGACGTTCTCCGGAACTAGACTTTCACTTACTTGACTGTCCTATCTGTCTTGAGAGACTTCGGAAACCAAAGTCCTTACCCTGTCTCCACTGCTTTTGTCAGGAATGCCTCGGGACCTACATCACCAAGGAGTTGTTGGGGAAGATGGCGTCAGAAACATTATTCCCTTGTCCTGTCTGTAGGAGGGAGATACTGTCTTTCAATCCTCTGGAATCTAAGGACAAATGGGCAGAACAGTTCCCTACTAACGCTATAATCCAGGACCTCATTAAGCTCAAAGAACGATCATTTGAACCACTGTACTGTAAACCCTGTCAGACAAAAGGTAACATGACTAACCCCGCGAAATCCTGGTGCAAAAAGATGGACGAGACATTTTGCGAGACGTGTAAGGTACAGCTACATGATAACATACACAGTGACTGTGACATCTTGGATATAACTGGATGTTGTGGAGCGCGACCAAAACAGGAAAAGTCAGTCCCTCGATGTGACCAGCACGATAAGAAGAAGGTTTGGTATTGTGAGGACCATCAACTCTTAGGATGCCAGATATGCGTTTTCAAAGATCACAGGCGTTGTGAAGTGGTGACAACAGCGATGgaatattttcagaaattaaaaGATGGATCACAGCTGGCAGACATACAGGACATGTTGAAGAAAAACGCGGAGGTTGTTGACTTTATAGTGAAGGACTTTGACGAACAACTTCAAAATCTGGTACAGAACCAGGAAACCGCATTGCAAAGTATCACTGCTCTACGTCAAAAGGTCGATAAACGGTTAAACAAGCTACAGAAGGACGTAACAGACAAGTTGATCGCGTCGTTCAAAGAAGAGAAGAGAAACACGGAGGCGTCATTACGGCAGTGTGAACGTCTGATGAATAGTATGCTGAATACCATGAAGTCGTCCGTTACTGCCGTAGAAGGAAATGACCACATTGAGACGATAGTGTTGTACCAGAGAGGACAGGCAGAGGTGGAGTCGTGTAAGGCCCTGATAACGGACATGAGAAAGTCGTACACGTCCGTCAGCATCAAACATCATTGTGCAAGTGGACTCCACAATGTTAATGATGACGCAATGGGAAAGATCATAATCAAGAAACAACCTCGGCGTATTCCTGGAAGCCATTGTCATATAGTACCTTACTTGTTAGAATGCAACGTGAAGAGAATCAGAAAATTCAGCATAAAGATACCATCAGATCAAAACGATTGCTATGGCcatggtgttgtgtacctccCAAGTGATCAAATAGTGATAAGTGATGACcgaaacaataaaataaaactgtttacagacaaaGGCCAGTTCCTGGACGAGTTGACTATTCGAGGAAGTCCTAATGATCTGTGTCTGGTGGACAACAACACTGTGGCAGTCGCTGTCGACAGTCCTGGTGGTATACGTGTCGTGAAAGTCAAGGCATCCAAACTCTCCCTGTCGTCTGAGATCAGGATGTCAAATGGTGAGGACTGCTAcggtataacacatacagatGGGGAGTTTGTCATAGGTACATATGGTGGAGGGGTGTACAGTGTTACAAAGGGCGGCGTGGCTGACTTGTTACGTCGGTACAAGAGTACATGTCACTCAATCACTCATGACACAGTAAAGGGAGATACACTCGTCAGTATCTATAATGACATTCCAAAAGCAGTCGCGGTGTCCAGACTTTCGGCTAATAAACGTCACACGGACATGATGAAGGTCGGCGTCGTGAGGTGTCCCAGGGGAATAGACGTAGACAGGGAGGGAAACATTTACGTTTGTGGTGATATTTCACACAACGTAGTACAGATGTCTGGGGACGGGACACACGCAAGGGAACTGCTGACGTCTTCGAACGGAATGAACAATCCAATGGCAATATCTGTAAATGGTGACAAGTTTGTTGTCACTAATTATGGAAACAACCATATCCGGGTCTTTGGGCTTTACTAA